The Coleofasciculus sp. FACHB-1120 genome has a window encoding:
- a CDS encoding fasciclin domain-containing protein — MADIVDIAVGAGSFKTLVTAVQAAGLVDTLKSPGPFTVFAPNDDAFAKLPPGTIQTLVQNIPQLARILTYHVVPGKLMKADLEKLTSVTSVEGSPIRIDCSDGFEVKNATVLAPDIEADNGVIHVIDTVILMG; from the coding sequence ATGGCTGACATTGTTGATATTGCCGTTGGTGCGGGTTCTTTCAAAACTTTAGTAACTGCTGTCCAAGCGGCGGGGTTGGTGGATACGCTGAAAAGTCCCGGCCCTTTTACGGTCTTTGCACCGAATGATGATGCCTTTGCAAAACTACCACCCGGAACGATTCAAACCTTGGTACAAAATATTCCCCAACTTGCCAGAATTCTTACTTATCATGTCGTTCCTGGCAAGTTAATGAAAGCCGATTTAGAGAAGCTGACTTCTGTCACCTCAGTTGAAGGTTCACCTATCAGAATTGATTGTTCTGATGGTTTTGAGGTGAAAAATGCCACAGTTCTCGCACCAGATATCGAAGCGGATAACGGCGTGATTCACGTTATCGACACGGTAATTTTGATGGGTTAA
- a CDS encoding diguanylate cyclase yields MIDALQDPQDQLNALRLAYRQQLPSRIEQIETIWNQLLESLEQKGTVAQEPGCRGGETLPGAGENQERQLLSTSDVQPYSSSANQPQSLLEAAASPLETLHHLMHRLAGSSATFGLLALGNAARTLELIFKAILDSGKLPNAEEQAQICVLVGGLKQAIAVEDTCVLDLNLPPLQSQEPWTENRLIFLVEDDPHLSQDLALQISCFGYQVRTFDKIAELEEAIAQTPPAAAIVDVVFPQDSLAGPKTITAIQQHREQPLPVLFISARNDLMARLQAVRAGGKAYFPKPINIGELIDALDLLTVPQAPEPYRILIVDDDAPLASFYGWTLEQAGMTALVVTDPLQVMPPLIEFRPDLILMDMYMPGCDGVELAAVIRQQPAYVGIPIVFLSMETDLNKQLAAIQLGGDDFLTKPIQPNHLIASVMPRVQRSRLLRSVMVRDSLTGLLNHTTIKEQLSIEVQRGQRENTHLAFAMIDIDDFKSVNDTYGHLTGDRVLKSLSRLLQQRLRKTDITGRYGGEEFAAILPHTDGATAVQVLNRIREGFAQVRQQSDGAEFSVTFSCGIAVFPNVNEATQLNEAADKALYEAKRRGRNQVVLST; encoded by the coding sequence ATGATTGATGCGCTTCAAGATCCGCAAGATCAACTCAATGCCTTACGCCTTGCCTATAGGCAACAACTGCCGAGTCGAATTGAGCAGATAGAAACAATTTGGAATCAGCTGCTGGAAAGCCTTGAGCAAAAGGGAACGGTAGCGCAGGAGCCAGGATGTAGGGGCGGGGAAACCCTGCCCGGAGCAGGAGAGAATCAAGAACGTCAACTCCTCAGCACCTCAGATGTTCAGCCCTATTCGTCTTCTGCAAATCAACCCCAGTCCCTGCTAGAAGCCGCTGCCTCACCTTTGGAAACACTACACCACCTGATGCACCGTTTGGCGGGTTCTAGTGCCACGTTTGGGTTGCTGGCGTTAGGGAATGCGGCACGAACCTTGGAACTGATATTCAAAGCGATTTTGGATAGTGGAAAGTTGCCAAACGCAGAAGAGCAAGCACAAATCTGCGTGCTGGTAGGAGGATTGAAACAGGCGATCGCTGTGGAGGACACCTGTGTACTGGATCTAAACCTCCCCCCGTTGCAGTCTCAAGAGCCTTGGACAGAGAATCGGCTGATTTTTTTGGTGGAAGACGATCCGCATCTGTCGCAGGATTTGGCGTTGCAAATCAGTTGTTTTGGTTATCAGGTTCGCACTTTTGACAAAATTGCTGAACTGGAGGAGGCGATCGCGCAAACACCACCCGCCGCTGCCATTGTGGATGTTGTTTTCCCTCAAGATAGTCTTGCTGGTCCCAAAACAATTACTGCCATCCAGCAGCACCGCGAGCAACCCCTGCCAGTTTTGTTTATTTCTGCCAGAAACGATCTTATGGCTCGTTTACAGGCGGTGAGAGCGGGTGGAAAGGCGTATTTTCCCAAGCCAATTAACATTGGGGAATTGATTGATGCGCTGGATTTGCTGACGGTGCCGCAAGCACCAGAGCCGTATCGCATTTTAATCGTTGACGATGATGCGCCTTTGGCATCTTTCTATGGTTGGACTTTGGAACAGGCGGGAATGACGGCGCTGGTCGTGACAGATCCGTTGCAGGTGATGCCGCCTTTAATTGAGTTCAGACCGGATCTAATTTTGATGGATATGTATATGCCGGGATGCGATGGAGTGGAACTGGCAGCGGTGATCCGTCAGCAACCGGCTTATGTGGGCATTCCGATTGTGTTTCTGTCGATGGAGACGGATCTGAATAAGCAGCTAGCGGCGATTCAGCTAGGCGGGGATGATTTTTTAACCAAGCCGATCCAGCCAAATCATCTGATTGCGTCGGTGATGCCGCGAGTGCAGCGATCGCGTCTTTTACGTTCGGTGATGGTGCGCGATAGTCTGACTGGGCTGCTCAATCATACGACGATTAAAGAGCAACTCAGTATTGAGGTGCAACGAGGTCAGCGGGAAAATACGCACCTTGCCTTTGCCATGATTGATATTGATGATTTTAAGTCAGTGAACGATACTTATGGCCATCTGACAGGCGATCGCGTACTGAAAAGTTTATCCCGTCTGTTACAGCAGCGTTTGCGTAAAACTGATATCACGGGTCGTTATGGCGGAGAAGAGTTTGCGGCTATTCTCCCGCATACAGATGGTGCAACAGCCGTACAAGTTCTCAATCGAATCCGCGAGGGTTTTGCACAAGTTCGGCAGCAGTCTGACGGTGCTGAGTTTTCGGTTACTTTTAGCTGTGGCATCGCTGTCTTTCCCAACGTCAATGAAGCGACACAACTCAATGAAGCCGCAGATAAAGCTCTCTATGAAGCCAAACGACGCGGACGCAATCAGGTGGTTCTTTCTACGTGA
- a CDS encoding response regulator yields MTAPPLIRILFVEDDPDIQTIACLGLKAVGGFTVEVCSSGSEAIQKAPTFAPDLILLDVMMPGMDGMTTLKALRELPQTLSTPVIFLTAKVQTHEVAYYKQLGVLDVIAKPFDPMTLSVTLNRMWSQYHD; encoded by the coding sequence ATGACAGCTCCACCTTTAATTCGTATCTTGTTTGTGGAAGATGACCCAGATATTCAAACCATTGCCTGCTTGGGTTTGAAAGCAGTCGGCGGTTTTACAGTAGAAGTCTGTAGTTCTGGGAGCGAAGCGATTCAGAAAGCACCGACGTTTGCCCCGGATTTGATTTTGCTGGATGTGATGATGCCTGGGATGGACGGGATGACGACCCTGAAGGCACTGCGGGAACTTCCGCAAACTTTAAGCACTCCGGTAATTTTCTTGACTGCTAAAGTGCAAACCCATGAAGTAGCTTATTATAAGCAACTTGGTGTACTGGATGTGATTGCGAAGCCGTTCGATCCCATGACCCTTTCTGTAACTCTCAATCGTATGTGGTCGCAGTACCATGATTGA
- a CDS encoding PAS domain S-box protein: MNYTDNQELLQLFIQQAPAAVAMFDREMRYLLFSHRWLTEQNLGEDIIGRSYYEIEGGVADRWQAIHQRCLAGSIEKVEESLPRTDGTVEWVRWEVQPWRTGTGEIGGLIVSRAIAQPHQSQEHLHLLEKAIAASNNGIVISDASKPDNPLIYINPSFKEMTGYSESEVLGYNCRFLQGIDTEQPAIAELRTAIREGKECNVILRNYRKDGTLFWNELRVAPVKNPQGKLTNFVGVQMDITDRVEAQEHLIRISKAVENASDAIIITNAKGQSLYHNPAFVELFEYTTDEINAAGGPSIRYCDPNSAREVISTIKQGNSCWSGEVEMRTKSDRTVLILLRADAITDENGNLVGLIGIHTDITARKQAEAILRQLLRREQLLGAMQERIRQSLKLEDVLNTAVEEVRQFLQTDRTILYRFEPDESGTVVVESVSDGWLAVLGSNIKDPCFTKSYTNAYQQGRISVIDDIYTAQINPCHIELLERFQVRANLVVPILQGDHLWGLLIAHHCRSSRQWQFEEVELLEALSVQIAIAIRQAALFEQVEAELARSQVAQTALRDSEERLRTVVKSAPIVLFALDRQGIITFSEGSGLDTLGLQAGKVVGQSIFEVYRRFPQILEEVRQALSGRALTSLVKMGKLTFEVRYSPLRNANNEVMGAIGVATDITERIQAEETLRQSEVLRQSEAKTRALLDAIPDSMFRIRKDGTFLDFRAAKNDVRALTPAQVIGQTVQEFLPTEVAQQMLHYVAKALSTNEKQVFEYQLLAPLNPAYPTGEIGSVRDYEVRVVVNGEDEVLAIVRDITERKEMERMKNEFVSIVSHELRTPLTSVRGSLSLIAGGVAGEIPNEAKALVNIAHKNTERLILLINDILDIEKIESGKMDFYLQPLELMPLVEQALEANRAYGEQFGVQLVLESELSNVLVNVDRDRLMQVLANLISNAAKFSPPNGTVTLSVSRQPQSSNTIRVAVTDCGCGIPEDFRPRIFQKFAQADSSDTRQKGGTGLGLSICKAIVEKLGGHISFETQTNVGTTFYFDLPEWHEARISKIPTCQSPESLPILICEDDPDIATLLSLMLKQEGLSADIAYNAAQAKQLLSENCYAAMTVDLALPGQDGISLIRELREDENTQSLPIVVVSAKAQQGREQLSGGGLPVIDWLDKPIDQARLMAAVRQAVRQNSDSKPHILYVEDDPDLTQVVSTILQNIAEMDSAKNLHEARHKLSSKTFDLVILDLSLPDGSGLELLADLNNQTFSSIPAVIFSANTVGMEAAHHVAAALVKSRTSNQQLLETIKSLIGRSNSPP, encoded by the coding sequence ATGAATTACACCGATAACCAAGAGCTGCTTCAACTGTTTATCCAGCAAGCGCCAGCAGCCGTTGCGATGTTCGATCGCGAGATGCGTTACCTGCTGTTCAGCCATCGATGGCTGACGGAGCAAAATCTTGGTGAGGATATTATCGGGCGCTCTTACTATGAAATTGAGGGTGGAGTAGCAGACCGTTGGCAGGCAATTCATCAGCGTTGTTTAGCGGGAAGCATCGAGAAGGTTGAGGAATCTTTACCCCGTACTGATGGAACTGTGGAGTGGGTAAGGTGGGAAGTACAGCCGTGGCGTACTGGCACAGGTGAAATTGGCGGATTGATTGTGTCGAGAGCGATCGCGCAACCCCATCAATCACAGGAACACCTGCACCTGTTGGAGAAGGCGATCGCTGCTAGTAATAACGGCATCGTGATTAGCGACGCTAGCAAGCCAGACAATCCCCTGATTTATATCAATCCCAGTTTCAAGGAAATGACCGGGTACTCCGAGAGCGAAGTTTTAGGGTACAACTGCCGCTTCCTGCAAGGAATCGATACCGAACAACCTGCGATCGCCGAGTTGCGAACAGCAATCCGGGAGGGAAAAGAGTGCAATGTCATCTTGCGGAATTACCGCAAAGATGGCACCCTTTTCTGGAACGAACTGCGAGTTGCGCCAGTAAAGAATCCCCAAGGAAAACTCACAAACTTTGTGGGTGTACAGATGGACATTACCGACCGAGTGGAAGCCCAAGAACATCTGATTCGGATTAGCAAAGCCGTTGAAAATGCGAGTGATGCCATCATCATTACGAATGCCAAAGGGCAGTCCCTGTATCACAATCCAGCGTTTGTGGAATTGTTTGAATACACCACAGATGAAATAAATGCGGCTGGGGGGCCATCTATCCGCTACTGCGATCCGAATAGCGCTCGTGAAGTCATCAGCACCATCAAGCAAGGCAACTCCTGCTGGAGTGGTGAAGTCGAGATGCGTACCAAGAGCGATCGCACTGTATTGATTTTGCTAAGAGCGGATGCCATCACCGATGAAAATGGCAATCTGGTGGGGTTGATTGGAATTCACACCGACATTACCGCACGCAAGCAGGCTGAAGCAATTTTACGGCAACTTCTGCGACGAGAGCAGCTCTTAGGAGCCATGCAAGAGCGTATCCGCCAATCGTTGAAGCTGGAGGATGTCCTAAATACTGCCGTGGAGGAAGTGCGGCAGTTTCTTCAGACAGATCGAACAATTTTGTACCGCTTTGAGCCGGATGAAAGTGGCACCGTTGTTGTCGAGTCCGTGAGTGATGGGTGGTTGGCAGTTCTGGGAAGCAATATCAAAGATCCGTGCTTTACCAAAAGCTACACCAATGCTTATCAACAAGGTCGTATCAGTGTCATTGACGATATCTACACGGCTCAGATCAACCCGTGCCATATTGAATTGCTAGAGCGATTTCAGGTGCGAGCGAATCTAGTCGTGCCGATTTTGCAAGGAGACCACTTGTGGGGGCTGCTGATCGCCCATCACTGTCGATCGTCGCGACAGTGGCAATTTGAGGAAGTCGAACTGCTAGAGGCGCTAAGCGTGCAAATTGCGATCGCCATTCGACAAGCCGCTTTGTTCGAGCAAGTGGAAGCAGAACTTGCGCGATCGCAAGTCGCTCAGACTGCATTGCGCGATAGTGAGGAACGTCTGCGGACTGTGGTGAAAAGTGCGCCCATCGTTCTATTTGCCTTAGATCGTCAGGGTATCATTACCTTTTCCGAAGGGAGCGGTCTGGATACTTTGGGACTGCAAGCTGGTAAGGTGGTTGGTCAATCCATCTTTGAAGTGTACCGCCGCTTCCCTCAGATTCTCGAAGAAGTTCGGCAAGCGCTATCCGGCAGAGCCTTGACATCACTGGTAAAAATGGGCAAATTGACCTTTGAAGTGCGCTATTCGCCCCTGCGAAACGCCAACAACGAAGTCATGGGCGCAATTGGCGTCGCCACCGACATCACTGAACGCATCCAAGCAGAGGAAACCCTCCGCCAAAGTGAAGTGCTGCGCCAAAGTGAAGCCAAAACTCGCGCCCTCCTCGACGCGATTCCAGATTCGATGTTTCGCATCCGTAAAGATGGCACCTTTCTAGACTTCAGAGCGGCTAAAAATGACGTTCGGGCGCTCACTCCCGCTCAAGTCATCGGTCAAACTGTGCAGGAGTTTTTGCCCACCGAGGTAGCGCAGCAAATGCTGCATTATGTCGCCAAAGCCCTGTCTACTAACGAGAAACAAGTTTTTGAATATCAACTGCTCGCTCCATTGAATCCTGCTTACCCAACCGGAGAGATAGGCTCTGTGCGCGATTATGAAGTTCGCGTTGTTGTCAACGGAGAGGATGAAGTGCTGGCAATCGTGCGCGACATTACCGAGCGCAAGGAGATGGAGCGAATGAAAAACGAATTTGTTTCTATCGTCAGTCATGAGTTGAGGACGCCGCTTACCTCGGTGCGCGGCTCCTTGAGTTTAATTGCTGGAGGCGTGGCGGGCGAAATTCCCAATGAGGCAAAGGCGTTAGTAAATATTGCTCATAAAAATACCGAGCGTCTGATTCTCCTGATTAATGACATTTTAGATATTGAAAAGATTGAATCCGGCAAAATGGATTTTTATCTCCAGCCGCTGGAACTAATGCCACTCGTAGAGCAGGCGCTGGAGGCGAACCGTGCCTATGGCGAACAGTTTGGGGTGCAGTTGGTACTGGAGTCTGAGTTGTCTAATGTTCTGGTGAATGTCGATCGCGATCGCCTGATGCAGGTACTCGCTAACCTCATCTCCAATGCTGCCAAATTCTCTCCCCCCAATGGCACTGTCACCCTCTCCGTTTCCCGTCAACCTCAATCGTCAAATACCATCCGAGTTGCCGTTACCGACTGCGGTTGTGGCATTCCCGAAGACTTTCGCCCCCGGATTTTTCAGAAATTTGCTCAAGCAGATTCCTCAGATACCCGTCAAAAGGGAGGAACTGGCTTAGGTTTAAGTATCTGCAAAGCGATCGTGGAAAAACTCGGAGGACACATTAGTTTTGAAACTCAAACGAATGTCGGGACGACTTTCTACTTCGATTTACCAGAATGGCACGAAGCACGGATCTCAAAGATTCCGACTTGCCAATCGCCGGAAAGTCTCCCCATCCTGATCTGTGAAGACGATCCCGATATTGCCACACTGCTGTCGCTGATGCTGAAACAAGAAGGTTTAAGTGCTGATATCGCCTACAATGCAGCCCAAGCCAAGCAGCTTTTGTCAGAAAATTGCTATGCAGCCATGACTGTAGATTTGGCGCTACCCGGTCAAGATGGCATCTCTTTGATCCGGGAACTGCGGGAAGATGAAAATACTCAGAGTCTCCCGATTGTGGTCGTTTCTGCCAAAGCCCAACAGGGGCGCGAACAACTCAGTGGCGGTGGGTTGCCGGTGATAGACTGGCTGGATAAACCAATCGATCAGGCGCGGTTAATGGCAGCTGTTCGGCAAGCAGTTCGGCAGAACTCAGACAGTAAGCCTCATATTTTGTATGTTGAGGACGATCCAGATTTAACTCAGGTTGTCTCAACAATTTTGCAGAATATCGCCGAAATGGATTCAGCTAAAAATCTTCATGAGGCTAGACACAAGCTGTCTTCTAAAACTTTTGACTTAGTGATTCTTGACCTCAGTTTACCCGATGGTTCTGGTCTAGAATTGCTAGCGGATCTCAATAATCAGACTTTTTCCTCCATCCCCGCTGTCATTTTCTCTGCCAATACCGTTGGCATGGAGGCGGCACATCACGTAGCTGCGGCACTTGTCAAATCCCGCACCTCCAATCAGCAGTTGCTGGAAACGATTAAATCTCTCATTGGACGCAGTAATTCTCCTCCTTAA
- a CDS encoding DUF924 family protein — protein sequence MSQVHEILNFWFGKPDEAGYGKPRKVWFTKKPQFDEEIRTRFLGDYELAAAGQLNPWKESPQSCLALILLLDQFPRNLFRGSAQAFATDSLALSAAQHTVANGFDRELLPVQRCFIYLPFEHSENLEHQRQSVELFQQLGDDPDCIDYISYAVRHFEVIERFGRFPHRNQILGRETTTQEAEFLQQPGSSF from the coding sequence ATGTCACAAGTCCATGAAATTTTGAATTTTTGGTTTGGCAAACCCGATGAGGCGGGTTATGGGAAACCCCGTAAAGTCTGGTTTACCAAAAAACCGCAGTTTGATGAGGAGATCCGAACCCGCTTCTTAGGAGACTACGAACTAGCCGCAGCGGGTCAGTTAAATCCCTGGAAGGAATCGCCCCAAAGCTGTTTAGCACTGATACTGCTATTAGATCAATTTCCCAGGAATTTGTTTCGCGGGAGTGCCCAAGCCTTCGCAACCGACAGCCTTGCCCTGTCTGCTGCACAGCACACAGTTGCCAATGGCTTCGATCGAGAACTGCTGCCAGTCCAGCGATGCTTTATTTACTTACCGTTTGAACATAGTGAAAATCTCGAACATCAGCGTCAGTCAGTGGAGTTATTTCAGCAATTGGGCGACGATCCTGACTGTATTGATTACATTTCCTACGCAGTTCGACACTTCGAGGTAATTGAACGCTTTGGGCGATTTCCCCATCGCAATCAGATTCTCGGTCGAGAGACAACGACCCAGGAGGCAGAGTTTCTTCAGCAGCCTGGGTCGTCATTTTAA